The DNA region CCTCCGCTAGGGATCAAACTTGTTACATTTGGCTAAGTATTACTCTCAATTGATTGAACTATAGGCAATTTCTCTATCCGAGAGGTATATTGCAGCTATAGTATAATGTAGTATCAAAATCACCAGGCCCAGGTTATAATATTATGCTGAAGTTTTGGTGTATTCTGACTTTGAATGTTATGGAGTTATCTGCAATGTGGCCAAATATAAGATGTAGTTGTGATATCATTAGATTGTTGGCTAATATCATGTTGATTTCTctgtaaaatattacattacacTCGAAAACATGATGTAACAATACTTActtacaagggcagataactctgtaattcgAATATATCATGTCTTTTTTctcatttgtatcaatttataGAATGCATCTCGTTACTTGTGCGTTTTTGGTCActaatttcttttttcaatattttaataatgtgGAAAATAAAACCTTTAATTAATACAGAATTGAGTGGTAAATGGTATTTATACTTGTATGTCTATTCCAGGCTTATGGCGCTGATGATGACAGAACACTTGGTATcccaggggaggtaactcaattaatttaaaaaaataaaatgataggttagattaaacatattttagccatatatatatatcagtatagCTAAAATAGGTtagattaaacatattttattatttttactcatatatatatcaatatagcTAAAATGAAGCATTTTTTCAAGATATTGTTTCAGTTATATAGGTCAAGAAGTTTACAAAGCCCGTTTTCAATGACGCACTATactaatattttattgtcacttAAATTTTCTATCTTGTCCATATAAACTTCCTTGTGATATACCAATATCACTGGTATCATTCTGATTATacattaacattataaaaaaaattgtccaaGTTTTGCTAACTAGTCATTTGACTTTGCTAAGATGTTGTTCATTACATCTTAACAGGACTTAGACAATGTGGTCTCGGCACGATCTTTTGTGGGTTGGTTCAACGGTCTACCACAGGACAGAGATGTAAGTATGAAAGACTTTGTCACAGAGACTTTACAAGTCTGCATGACACAGAATGAAAAGTATATAACCTCTGTCTAAATCTGTATTTCTGACATTTCATAAATTATTGTGGCTTACCTGATCTTCATATAATTCATTCACCACGACAGACActtttaggctcttctaaatcaagaCTAGACAAGTCCATTACGAAATTTCAgagatgaatgagttaagatatCCATAAATTGTTACAATTTACAAAGATTCATTTAAAACCAATTAACTGTGTTTATGGAAATATAGTATACTGTATATGCTGTATATGGGGTACTGTTGTTTTTGTGGGtcaaaattttcatgattttggaCCTGAAACcagaatatttaaattttagcTCATCAAACTTTTGCAATTTGACTTCATGGGTTATATcattcaataatttatttttatttcacagaTTAAATTTTTGCAAACTTGTCATTGTCTTGCACAAATACCAACcccattataaaatttcagggtAAAAAAACTGGTAACAGGATAGAGTGTCACTCATGTCCATCCCTCTTTGATGTATGCAGGTAGGTGATTCATTtcttacagacatttataatttgattattttttatggTGTAGTTGGAGGTGGATCTGAGTGCAGAGAGAGCAATAATACTCGGACATGGGAATGTGGCCCTGGATGTGGCTAGAATCCTGCTGACTCCTATTGATATACTCAAGGTAAGTTAAAGGTTTAATGTCCTATCAGCAGCTAAGGTCATTCAGGGGTCgcaatggttaagatgtcctacaagccctccacctatgggttgcaagtttgaatcccattttGGGCAGTTGCAGAACTCTGGGCTTTTTTCCACCAATGAACCTGCCACATCCTTAAACATTTCTGACTGTTAGAAAGGATATTAAGCTTTGTAAAACCGAATCCAATccaattaaaattagacttgcaATGCCGTTCCACTATGATGCTGAAGTGACCCCAAACAGGGAGTTGTAAGATCTTGTATTTGAGCGTAATgtagagcatcgtagtggagtggaattacatgtctaattttaattagattgaaccAAACCTAAAACCATTGAAGGACATGCTAGATGCAGGAGGTTGAGGAAGCCAGAGTACTCGAAGAAAAAACACTAACCAACTGCTCCTCTTGGGATTGAAACTTGaaacctagaggtggagggtttgtagtaattaggaaaaaaattcagaatttaaatattgtatacCTAGTCCTGTGAATAAGTTTGATGGAAGTTCCCTCTTATTTCAATGGTTATATCTTATATTGTCCTTTTGTTTATGAATTAAGATGTACTTAATGTTTATGCTAGCTAGTTCAGAGAGTAAGAGGCAAGACCTTATActcaaatcatatatataaatatggaaCATAGTGATGGTTTATGTTATTGTATCATGGAGCTGAGAAATAAATTGGTCTGCACTGATATGCTTAATCTATTAGATTCACAAGTACTCTTATAGCATAATATTGGCCAACCATATGCTGTTGATATGAAGGTCTGCTCAATTCCTCATATAAAGAAGTAAATTATACTGCAGAAGACCTATATTGGCAATGCCTAGTATCTAATCCCATTGACTTTTGTCAATATAATTGCATGAAATTGAATACACAAGTATTTAGTAagattgaaataatttttttttacttttcagAAAACAGACATATCACAACATGCCTTAGATGCTTTGTCCCAAAGCAAAGTCCGAGAAGTGTTATTGGTTGGCCGTCGGGGACCACTACAAGTTGCCTTTACTATAAAGGAACTGCGTGAAATGATCAAAATTCCTGAGAGTAAACCAAATCTTGACCAAAAAGACTATCAGGAACTCAAGGATCTTCTACCAGGTTGGAGGCTTACTCATTATTCAAATCTTGATATTTGAGCAATTTTCATGCATGACTGGAGTTAAAATAgtttcttaaataaaaaaacaaaatgccAGGAAGATATGTTTTATACAATGAATAATTTcggaagaaataaaaacataggtttaaatatatatacatggaaaGTTTTGAAAGACTTAAAgacatatgttttattttataccatgaATGGTCTCAGAAGACTTCAATGAATAAATCTGAGAGAGATATTACGTGCTGGCCTGAATTAGGTTGATGATTTTCTCGtggtactctggctttcatTCACCTATAATCTAGTAGGCTAGATGCTTTATTACCAGAACgatcatagctgttaaaagaTATACAGCAAAAATCATTAGATTGAAGCTTTTAACTTTAATGGGTTTAATTGACGTACCATGTGATTCATGATGATAATGTTTTTGCGGGACtggtatctccagtggtgatgaaacgtaactatttgtaatcttcccgctgaaatgacattagcgtgggatattatcttttgtcgtcattccatcaccaatagaaacaaattaacaatatttcTGCACAAAAGTTATCGGGTATCATATTGTATATGATTTATTCTCATTAAGTCAAACTTATTACATTTTAGATCTACCACGTCCCAGGAAACGACTGACAGAGCTAATGTATAAGACAGCACTGGAGCCCACTCCGACAGATACGAAACTATGGAGAGATGCCAAACGGGAATGGGGCCTTCACTTTCTGAAGAGTCCTGTACATATAAATGGGGACAGCggcaaggtcacaggggttaaattTGCCATCAATAGACTTGAGGTATATAATTCAGGTGATTTCAAAgctttcaatttcaatttcaacaagttttatttcaaataccGGTACATATGAAATTAGGATCAAACAACAGGAAAAGCTTATACAAGTTTTCTCCCTAATTCTCAACACTTTTATGTCATTTAGTTGAATATCCACATTGTGGACAGATTTAAACCATGGTATTGGAGTTTAACTAGTTAGCACGCGGCCAGCCTAGTTCTGACCCAAATTTGCGAAATTGATCAAAGTCCTGGTTTTACTTATGCTAGTCAATAGGCACTTTTTGTAAGATACTGGTATACTCATTTTCGTCGGgaaacagacaaacaaaatacggaaaaaaaaattgcttgaaaatatttttattttaatttttattaaaattgttacTTTAATTTATAATTGCGGAAAAAGATAATACAGTATTGCACGGAGCAAAATATAGTCTCAGAAAAAGCTGATGTATTTTATGCTTAATTAGACTCTTTTTGGAAGTTTGAGGTCTTAACTGGTTTGTGATAAATTATATAGatctaataaataaaatcattaagatATCTAATTATTGTGTTTTCTTATACgccaataatataataaatatagaaaattaacaAGGGTCAATGTATGACATCAAACGTTGAAAAGTGCTTCGGATTTGCCTACTCTTAACGTTTTCAGGCTAAAATTAAAGGGTTATTAGAAAGCAAatcggtcatattttgaaaaataatgtggtgaggtatactttttattggtttttcttattgcaaataagttaatcttcatggaaattataaaaatttgatttttcctgagatcattttttcagagaaaagcagacaatgactattttgatacaatttttcactaaaattgggtccggATTTAATTTTAAAGATACCGGTAatgatatttcgttttattgtggaaaacccaGCTTATTTGATATAGGTTTGAATTCTATATAACCTAATGAAGGTATGAACATTTTACTTTTACGGACCTATTCTTTTATATGTTAAGGGCCCCGGATGTTACacagaggaaatattatttatttaaaaatcccTAAAATCCGGAATTTTATGTCATTAGTACATATCTTAAagcaaccctggaagaaaaattaacccgGTGACATATGACTTTCATAaggtttttgtgatcagggtatacctaaaatgaaaatatcaaaaaatgaacgaaatccttgagaggaaaccagaagggatGGTCTACCTTAAGATAATTTGGGAAAATAAACATAGCGAATAATGACAAAACAGACTATCGCGAAATTTTACATTCCAAGAATTAACAACTATACagtcgtttaaagatgctccatcgccaacagggcatgaatgatattcattatttgaaaaataatttgtgttcaatcatgtgtatgtatgtctaatcaacacaaaaatatcatatatattttcattttacctttggtgcatgcgcaatcagtacttcattccatataggatatagtgcatcggaattttttcgggatgcaattaattattttttatattttttcaacttgacgtagaattagaagctcaaacttttcaatggtggtaatggtttaaagtaagtaacttttgtaactgaagaaaaatactaaatcatcttctcctgtttttgatagtgaaaaaataccatttgtcagtggttgagcatctttaagaatccCGATATTCACAAAACTATATAAATGTTTTGCATCCTTCTTTGAATTAGTCTGAATTTAAAAGGGATATAGACAGTTATGGTTCTTACAGAGACAAcgtaatattttatattgacaGGGAGAGGACCCTGTCGACAGGAAAGCTGTGGCTACAGAGAAGACAGAAGATATTGACTGTGGTCTGGTAAGAAATCCTTTAAAATACtggatattgtattttgtttcaaTCAGAAATGTTTATTGCAAACTGGAGGTtgcagtggccaagtggtttGAAATTCCTTAACTATTCTCACCTGAATTTGTAAGTGTAAAAGATGTCACAATATTTTGTGTTCCAATTCATTACTTGTATGAGgcaattatatacatgtaccaatccTCAAcattccagaggttactattaGGTGCTGTCATATTATCCATCCCTGGATGTCATAGCTAAACTGTAGACTCTGTCTGCGACAACAGATGAATAACAATTGAATAACAAATGTGGTGAActttgtggctttgaagttgtgTATCACTATATGAGATAGTTGCATGCCTCAGGATCGTCGAAAGAGTCTTAGATTAAAGTGTTGCTCAGCAATTGAATAACAAATGTGGTGAActttgtggctttgaagttgtgTATCACTATATGAGATAGTTGCATGCCTCAGGATCGTCGAAAGAGTCTTAGATTAAAGTGTTgctcagccaatcaaaaatgatgtAACTTTTTGTAAAGTCTTCTATGATTGGGTaaagtctaaacttaagactGTTTTGGACTTAATATTGTTTCATGATCTTGATGTCAGGGGTTAGTATAATGACAGGGAGAGTAACCCCTAGCTGGAGTATCAAGAATGAAATGTACcatgtttttaaataaataaaacaaatttgtgTTCAAAGTTATGTTGttgataaaatcattttcacCACTGCTCTCTGTTTTACCAGGTGCTAAGAAGTATCGGTTACCGCAGTGTTTCCATCGACAAGGACATTCCCTTTAACACACAGAAAGGAGTTGTCTCCCATACACATGGTAGAGTACAGGGACTTAATGGTGAGTATCTAGGATTCAAATGACCAATGGTCAAGCTGGTCTAAGTCCAAGCTCAGTCCTCCACTGGTGGTCACTTATGGCATGAAGTTTGGTTTATCTACAACAACTCAGAGACTGggttatttttaaaaagacaTTATTACTATGAATTATGACGGAAAATGCCATTAATGatgttg from Argopecten irradians isolate NY chromosome 5, Ai_NY, whole genome shotgun sequence includes:
- the LOC138323967 gene encoding NADPH:adrenodoxin oxidoreductase, mitochondrial-like; this translates as MFPKVIAIPRLCKRHLNQFLKHHICQCSSAPTSSVPHVCIVGSGPAGFYTAQQLLKGNQNVIVDIYEKLPVPFGLVRFGVAPDHPEVKNVINTFTKTAHSERCSFIGNVEVGRDVTLKQLQTAYSAVVLAYGADDDRTLGIPGEDLDNVVSARSFVGWFNGLPQDRDLEVDLSAERAIILGHGNVALDVARILLTPIDILKKTDISQHALDALSQSKVREVLLVGRRGPLQVAFTIKELREMIKIPESKPNLDQKDYQELKDLLPDLPRPRKRLTELMYKTALEPTPTDTKLWRDAKREWGLHFLKSPVHINGDSGKVTGVKFAINRLEGEDPVDRKAVATEKTEDIDCGLVLRSIGYRSVSIDKDIPFNTQKGVVSHTHGRVQGLNGVYCSGWVNTGPVGVILTTMTNGFDVGKAVIQDLSNGVLSVTGKQGKDGILSQLQKSGVQVVSFSDWKKIDEAEIQKGEHCGKPREKIVDIDSMLKIASKCE